Proteins encoded in a region of the Odocoileus virginianus isolate 20LAN1187 ecotype Illinois chromosome 9, Ovbor_1.2, whole genome shotgun sequence genome:
- the LOC110127836 gene encoding probable cystatin-15, whose product MFWKLPLLLGLLALGPHVRSWIFEEVGKRGKQFSLCVEFAVHHFNEHQPDENAYKLLWVRRSLHKKYSLIYLMDLNLGRTICKKHDEDIDNCPLQEGPEGKKVNCTFIVNSWPWITQFTLLNSTCQQI is encoded by the exons ATGTTCTGGAAGCTGCCTCTGCTCCTGGGGCTTCTTGCTCTGGGGCCTCACGTCCGCAGCTGGATATTTGAGGAAGTCGGGAAGAGAGGGAAACAGTTCAGCCTGTGTGTGGAGTTTGCCGTGCACCACTTCAACGAGCACCAACCGGACGAGAATGCATACAAGTTGCTGTGGGTCAGGCGGAGTCTGCACAAG AAGTACAGTTTGATATATTTAATGGACCTGAATCTGGGCCGCACAATCTGTAAAAAACACGACGAAGACATCGACAACTGCCCCTTGCAAGAAGGCCCAGAAGGGAAAAAG gtgaacTGCACTTTCATTGTGAACTCATGGCCCTGGATCACCCAGTTTACCCTCCTGAATAGCACCTGCCAGCAGATATAA